One Endozoicomonas gorgoniicola DNA window includes the following coding sequences:
- a CDS encoding type IV pilus secretin PilQ: protein MKFGRFLQLVAMLMAAESAFSSVITSVESGTINNQSYIDVGFSGELPATTTFNLSSPPRIIVDMEGVTASMVDRKLTTESPLIPNFELISSAHEARLVGKLKHPASLTEQRLENSIRFFFSKSTPEEVNRHATSPTATPDALSVSNLSFHRYGENNGKILLSFNRYPDALSVSEASSIDGSYQLTIPGVQVQEGIAGGFDVSDFGTVVDQIHLKSNADNTVINVVPAVDASLTHDWSLDGKELILLLTQKKSFDEVDYVGERVSMNLQDVEVRDALQILADQKQLNLVASDQVTQRISIRLDDVPWDQAMDTILTTTGLDKRLVNNVLMIAPTESLADLERSKLKAAEDLADLMPLHTTVIELKYANAQEVAAMLESGDEEGVLSSRGSISIVKQLNALMLKDTAASIRDVKELISLIDKPVKQVFIEARLVAIDSNRKDELGVAWSGGRYHLGGSDQILVGGRGSNFNYKEGDTVLSGDQFNRQGKTSFTGKNPFLDFGVKGAGSSGLALAFANDNLMLNLEISALISDGGGSIISEPTVITTNNTEARILKGKKIPYEKTEGNGSKSVEFQEAVLSLAVTPQIIPDDKLLLKVVITNNDTTTTTKTGVPIIDANELVSNILIEDGSTVVLGGIRRTAETSGQQKVPLLGDIPGVGRLFRQDKESFESQELLILITPRIVDDEAMKAMAAARYR from the coding sequence ATGAAATTTGGAAGATTTTTACAATTAGTGGCTATGTTGATGGCAGCAGAGTCAGCTTTTAGCTCGGTTATTACATCGGTTGAATCGGGTACCATTAATAACCAGAGTTATATCGATGTTGGCTTTTCCGGTGAACTGCCAGCCACCACCACGTTTAACTTATCTTCCCCACCACGCATAATCGTCGACATGGAGGGCGTGACCGCTTCCATGGTGGACAGAAAGCTGACCACTGAAAGCCCGTTAATTCCGAATTTTGAATTAATCTCGTCCGCTCATGAAGCAAGACTGGTTGGCAAATTAAAGCATCCGGCATCACTGACAGAACAGAGACTTGAGAACAGCATTCGCTTCTTTTTCTCTAAAAGCACGCCTGAAGAGGTCAACCGTCATGCCACCAGCCCCACAGCAACCCCTGATGCCCTTTCTGTGAGCAATCTCAGTTTCCATCGGTACGGTGAAAACAACGGTAAAATTCTCCTGTCATTTAACCGCTACCCTGATGCGCTGTCCGTGTCAGAAGCCAGCTCTATTGACGGCAGCTATCAGCTGACTATTCCCGGGGTGCAGGTACAGGAGGGTATTGCCGGTGGTTTTGATGTCTCTGACTTTGGTACCGTCGTCGATCAGATTCACCTTAAAAGCAATGCCGATAACACAGTCATTAATGTGGTTCCGGCAGTCGACGCATCCCTGACCCACGACTGGTCATTAGACGGTAAAGAACTCATCCTGCTGCTGACCCAAAAAAAGAGCTTTGATGAGGTTGATTATGTCGGTGAGCGGGTGAGCATGAATCTTCAGGATGTTGAAGTGCGCGACGCCTTGCAGATTCTCGCCGACCAGAAGCAATTGAACCTTGTGGCTTCTGATCAGGTCACTCAACGTATTTCAATCAGGCTGGATGATGTACCCTGGGATCAGGCCATGGATACCATTCTGACCACAACCGGCCTCGATAAACGACTGGTCAATAATGTCCTGATGATTGCACCGACAGAATCACTGGCAGATCTTGAGCGATCAAAACTGAAGGCAGCGGAAGACCTCGCTGACCTGATGCCTCTCCACACCACGGTTATCGAGCTGAAGTACGCCAACGCGCAAGAAGTGGCGGCGATGCTTGAAAGTGGCGATGAAGAAGGGGTTCTTTCTTCCAGGGGCTCCATCAGTATTGTCAAACAATTAAACGCACTGATGTTAAAAGACACCGCCGCCAGCATCCGTGATGTTAAAGAGCTGATCAGTCTGATTGACAAACCGGTCAAACAGGTATTCATCGAAGCCCGTCTTGTCGCCATCGACTCCAACAGAAAAGATGAACTGGGTGTTGCCTGGTCGGGTGGCCGTTATCATCTCGGAGGCAGCGATCAGATTTTAGTGGGCGGCAGGGGAAGCAACTTCAACTATAAGGAAGGTGATACCGTTCTTTCGGGTGATCAGTTTAACCGACAAGGAAAAACCAGTTTTACTGGTAAAAATCCGTTTCTTGATTTTGGTGTAAAAGGAGCAGGTTCCAGTGGTCTGGCCCTGGCGTTTGCCAATGATAACCTGATGCTGAACCTGGAAATCTCGGCTCTGATCAGCGACGGCGGTGGTTCAATTATCTCAGAGCCCACGGTGATCACCACTAACAATACTGAAGCCAGAATATTGAAAGGTAAAAAAATCCCTTATGAAAAAACCGAGGGCAATGGCTCTAAATCGGTAGAATTTCAAGAAGCGGTACTCTCTCTGGCGGTGACCCCCCAGATTATTCCGGATGACAAATTGCTGCTGAAAGTGGTTATAACCAACAACGATACAACCACGACAACAAAAACTGGAGTACCCATTATCGACGCCAACGAGCTGGTGAGTAATATTTTAATTGAGGATGGTTCAACCGTGGTTCTGGGAGGCATTCGCCGAACCGCCGAAACCAGCGGACAACAAAAAGTGCCATTGCTGGGGGATATTCCCGGGGTTGGCCGACTTTTCCGTCAGGATAAAGAGAGCTTTGAATCTCAGGAGCTGTTAATTCTTATTACCCCCAGGATCGTCGATGATGAAGCCATGAAGGCGATGGCTGCTGCCCGATATCGTTGA
- a CDS encoding type IV pilin protein, with protein MKNRRGFSLIEMLVVLTIMGILSAIGIPRYQQYVTNSAIETGKTSLVSLAAAMERHRARTGTYAGAAAGKRDTGAPAIFPAHSPDDNSPYFNLTITAADSASYQLTATSTQKGTLGKGTLTLDSTGLQGGTDTLRNKW; from the coding sequence ATGAAGAACAGGCGGGGTTTTTCCCTGATAGAGATGCTTGTTGTACTGACGATCATGGGTATCCTGAGCGCAATTGGTATCCCCCGTTATCAGCAGTATGTAACCAATTCGGCGATTGAGACAGGTAAAACCTCGCTGGTGTCCCTGGCTGCCGCAATGGAAAGACACCGGGCGAGGACAGGCACCTATGCAGGTGCCGCCGCAGGCAAAAGGGATACGGGAGCGCCTGCCATTTTTCCGGCGCACTCGCCTGATGATAATTCGCCTTACTTTAATCTGACTATCACAGCAGCAGATTCTGCTTCTTATCAGCTGACGGCAACTTCTACGCAAAAAGGTACCCTTGGCAAAGGTACCCTTACTCTTGACTCAACCGGCCTTCAGGGCGGCACCGATACTTTGAGAAACAAATGGTAA
- a CDS encoding VWA domain-containing protein produces MNKIKRLIHFFTLFIALSVTLPLQADDTDVFLGGTSRTRVDSPNILFVLDNSGSMLRTVTEDNKSRAEVIREGLIKLINELEAVNIGLMVFSTSGLVDSYGRPISDRLLYPIAPVENVRPGMIDFLNNFEPVSYRINTPLGPALMDASKYFDGSFKHYTCPVTEQCQNNHIVLLTDGQPSDFNISRSFRDFSGITGCTGYNSAGNRVSRGEWCVRELADYMATTGGSVAKSVKVHTIGFALGESNKSLQTKIFLDDVAKLGQGKYAHASNAENLKDILGYLKRSVLDKSTTYTVPGVTANNFSNAYHLNSIFFSLFTPSLNDRWNGNVKKYRLKAMTDSTASGSSTLRIVDSNGANAIDPGTGFFKSSSKSYWSDINDGNDVALGGVSKKLPTKEDRKVYTYLGQYDFSTPVDLTEGENSFTASNPGLTPDLFNLAVGDTSGKNTAIDWLRDPDKDLGDPMHSVPGVATYRCQQFDEGASQVCPEDKQDMALFFGTNDGQFHAVNAQTGSEYFSFIPKEILPKLPALQKNQETIRTKDHGRIYGIDGSVTLWVNDVNRNGVIFGGMDTLDQDGDGKTTEILDKSTLNSGEHIYAYIGMRRGGRHYYAFDVTRLDKPKLLWVIEGGKGDFAQLGQTWSKPIATKVRFKGEDRKVLFFTGGNDTNQDYEFDYKEARYGNAIFMVDATTGELLWSAGGQAQSLLPRMDASGYKAWSSRQYYRNNSVSGIDCRTTGAWFGFEYEACVMEGDYIYKARRTNIGERPSTSPDTWEKIGTIKNQKYSHNLNLSKMKYSMPGGVRVADIDFDGYADQLFAADTRGQVWRFFINNCIKNQLGCTSAAIGVSEDRFISPSDSDGDGVWAEDEGVFAVAGVKDNPERQTKIYVEPDVSLSFKNGKMYMAIGIGTGSRPDPTSRYQYSYLKNRFYVYLTPHSAMLPLDQSGVISGQRVPSHTIITDYSANLVSAKDLPGERVIDRKVSDWTGGWYIDLDDKEQVLSPATTFNGLIYFNTYRPPSEDSGIPRLPCQVVAGSSRAYTVHLSNGAAAFDNKRFTNLKTPGIPPSTRFFFIKNDEGGTDSGGTAGTESLPVTSIGGNSDGLLYWKQEE; encoded by the coding sequence ATGAATAAAATAAAACGCCTCATACATTTTTTTACACTGTTTATTGCACTGTCTGTTACGTTACCTCTGCAGGCAGATGATACCGACGTTTTCCTGGGTGGTACCTCCAGGACCAGAGTAGACAGTCCTAATATCCTGTTCGTTCTGGATAACAGCGGCTCCATGCTCAGGACGGTCACTGAAGACAATAAGAGTCGTGCTGAAGTCATTCGTGAAGGATTAATTAAACTCATCAATGAGTTAGAAGCGGTCAATATCGGCCTCATGGTTTTTAGTACTTCAGGACTGGTAGATAGTTATGGTCGTCCAATAAGCGACAGACTTCTTTATCCTATTGCACCTGTCGAAAATGTCAGGCCGGGCATGATTGATTTTCTCAATAATTTTGAGCCAGTTTCATACCGCATCAATACACCGCTTGGCCCTGCATTGATGGATGCGTCGAAGTATTTTGATGGTTCTTTCAAGCATTACACCTGCCCGGTAACTGAACAGTGTCAGAACAACCACATCGTACTACTTACAGATGGTCAGCCAAGTGACTTCAATATCAGCAGGAGTTTCAGGGATTTTTCTGGAATAACAGGGTGTACCGGCTACAATTCCGCAGGCAACAGGGTTAGTCGCGGAGAATGGTGCGTTCGTGAGCTGGCAGACTATATGGCAACGACGGGGGGCTCAGTGGCCAAGTCTGTAAAAGTCCATACCATTGGTTTTGCCCTTGGGGAAAGTAATAAGAGCCTTCAGACAAAGATATTTTTAGACGATGTGGCAAAGCTTGGTCAGGGCAAATACGCCCACGCCAGTAACGCAGAAAATCTGAAAGATATCCTGGGTTATCTGAAGCGCAGCGTTCTGGACAAAAGCACAACCTATACCGTACCGGGAGTGACAGCCAATAACTTTTCCAACGCCTATCACCTGAACTCAATTTTTTTCTCATTGTTCACGCCTTCACTAAACGACCGCTGGAATGGCAACGTTAAAAAATATCGCCTCAAAGCAATGACTGACAGCACTGCTTCGGGCTCATCTACCCTCAGGATTGTTGACTCCAACGGCGCTAATGCCATTGATCCGGGCACAGGTTTTTTTAAAAGTAGCAGCAAAAGCTACTGGTCTGACATCAATGATGGCAATGATGTTGCGCTTGGAGGTGTCAGTAAAAAACTGCCAACTAAAGAAGATAGAAAGGTCTACACCTATCTGGGTCAATACGACTTTTCAACACCTGTCGACCTGACTGAGGGCGAAAATTCCTTTACTGCCAGCAACCCCGGGCTGACCCCTGATTTATTCAATCTGGCAGTCGGCGATACCAGTGGAAAAAATACAGCCATTGACTGGTTGAGAGATCCCGATAAAGACCTGGGTGATCCAATGCATTCGGTGCCGGGAGTGGCTACTTATCGATGCCAGCAATTCGATGAGGGCGCTTCACAGGTTTGCCCGGAAGATAAACAGGATATGGCCCTGTTCTTTGGAACCAACGACGGACAGTTTCACGCCGTTAATGCTCAGACCGGATCAGAGTACTTTAGCTTCATCCCAAAAGAGATTCTGCCAAAACTGCCTGCCTTGCAGAAGAACCAGGAAACCATTCGTACTAAAGACCATGGTCGTATATATGGCATCGACGGTTCGGTGACCCTGTGGGTCAATGATGTCAACCGGAACGGGGTTATTTTTGGGGGTATGGACACACTTGATCAGGATGGTGACGGAAAAACGACTGAAATTCTTGATAAAAGCACTCTCAACAGTGGGGAGCACATTTATGCCTATATTGGCATGCGCCGTGGTGGCAGACATTATTACGCATTTGATGTGACTCGCTTAGACAAGCCAAAGCTGCTGTGGGTGATTGAGGGTGGCAAAGGAGACTTTGCACAGCTTGGTCAAACCTGGAGCAAGCCTATTGCTACAAAGGTTCGTTTTAAGGGGGAAGACAGGAAAGTACTTTTTTTCACAGGCGGTAATGACACTAATCAGGATTATGAGTTTGACTATAAAGAAGCCAGGTATGGCAATGCAATCTTCATGGTAGACGCAACAACTGGCGAGCTGCTCTGGTCTGCCGGAGGGCAGGCTCAGAGCCTGTTGCCCCGCATGGACGCTTCTGGCTATAAGGCCTGGAGCAGCAGACAGTACTATCGTAATAATAGCGTCTCAGGCATCGACTGCCGGACAACTGGAGCCTGGTTTGGCTTTGAGTATGAGGCCTGCGTGATGGAAGGCGATTATATTTACAAAGCACGCAGAACCAACATTGGTGAAAGACCTTCGACAAGCCCGGATACCTGGGAAAAGATAGGCACCATAAAAAATCAAAAATACAGCCACAATCTTAATCTCAGCAAAATGAAATATTCCATGCCCGGCGGTGTGCGAGTGGCTGACATTGACTTTGATGGCTACGCAGACCAGCTGTTTGCAGCAGACACCAGGGGGCAGGTCTGGCGCTTTTTTATCAACAACTGCATCAAAAACCAGCTGGGCTGTACTTCTGCTGCAATCGGGGTCAGTGAAGATCGGTTTATTTCGCCTTCTGACAGTGACGGCGATGGTGTCTGGGCTGAAGATGAGGGAGTGTTTGCCGTTGCCGGGGTAAAAGACAACCCGGAACGGCAGACCAAGATATATGTTGAGCCGGATGTCAGCCTCAGCTTTAAAAACGGTAAGATGTATATGGCGATAGGCATAGGCACTGGCAGTCGGCCTGACCCCACCAGTCGTTACCAGTATTCGTATCTGAAGAACCGTTTTTATGTTTACTTAACGCCCCATTCAGCCATGCTCCCCCTCGATCAGTCTGGTGTTATCAGTGGTCAGCGGGTACCCAGCCACACCATAATCACCGATTACAGTGCTAACCTGGTATCGGCTAAAGACTTGCCTGGTGAAAGAGTGATTGACAGAAAAGTATCTGACTGGACCGGAGGCTGGTACATTGATTTAGACGACAAAGAGCAGGTACTCTCCCCTGCGACAACGTTCAACGGATTAATTTATTTTAATACTTACAGACCGCCTTCAGAGGATTCCGGTATCCCGCGCCTGCCCTGTCAGGTGGTGGCAGGAAGCTCCAGAGCTTACACCGTGCATTTGAGCAATGGTGCAGCGGCTTTTGATAATAAGCGGTTCACCAATTTAAAAACGCCGGGTATTCCCCCCTCAACGCGATTCTTCTTTATCAAAAATGATGAAGGCGGAACGGATTCCGGAGGTACGGCAGGTACCGAGAGCCTCCCTGTCACTTCAATTGGGGGAAATAGCGATGGACTCCTTTACTGGAAGCAGGAGGAATAA
- a CDS encoding PilW family protein, with amino-acid sequence MKAGRTNRQQGISLSEMMIAILLGSIITIVVSDNFTQSSMNTRSEQGVRSIAEGAQLAKELIARDLRMAGYQGCVGFREKPKADDAARLPKAAVFGVNAPAGQPDTLQIFNAARLGAPIVVQDINIAANAPEIVLGRNITVNEKTEFLITDCKQSVIFRSQATATTTSNRVVPPGTVSIVDLFCSREKRADPCSNIEFYILGQPGESVYSIAPSFPGSAGTSLFRGGVRMVDNITDLQVAYGLRSNGKLRYRDDCDAACKFGDAESLRFTITVSSPDQKIQRSFTTTVKLRNTSV; translated from the coding sequence ATGAAAGCGGGTCGCACAAACAGGCAACAGGGAATCAGTCTGAGCGAAATGATGATCGCTATATTGCTGGGTTCCATTATCACTATTGTAGTGTCTGATAATTTTACACAAAGCTCCATGAATACCCGGTCAGAGCAGGGAGTCAGAAGTATTGCAGAAGGGGCGCAACTGGCGAAAGAGCTGATTGCCAGAGATCTTCGTATGGCAGGGTACCAGGGCTGTGTCGGTTTTCGGGAGAAGCCGAAAGCCGACGACGCCGCGAGATTACCGAAAGCAGCCGTTTTTGGGGTTAATGCGCCAGCGGGTCAGCCCGACACCCTGCAGATATTCAATGCCGCGAGGTTGGGAGCACCGATAGTGGTACAGGACATAAATATTGCCGCAAACGCTCCCGAGATCGTTCTTGGCAGAAATATTACGGTCAATGAAAAGACTGAATTTCTGATCACTGATTGCAAACAGAGTGTCATTTTCAGAAGTCAGGCGACAGCAACGACAACGAGTAACAGGGTGGTGCCGCCCGGAACGGTATCGATTGTGGATTTGTTCTGCAGTCGGGAGAAGCGGGCAGACCCATGCAGCAACATTGAGTTTTATATTCTTGGCCAGCCCGGGGAGAGCGTCTACAGCATTGCTCCTTCTTTTCCGGGGTCTGCCGGCACTTCGCTGTTCCGGGGTGGCGTGAGAATGGTGGACAATATCACCGACTTACAGGTGGCGTATGGCCTCAGGAGCAATGGCAAGCTTCGATACCGGGATGATTGTGATGCCGCATGCAAGTTTGGTGATGCTGAATCCTTACGGTTTACCATCACCGTATCCAGTCCCGATCAAAAAATTCAGAGGTCGTTTACTACAACCGTTAAGCTGAGAAACACCAGTGTATAG
- the pilV gene encoding type IV pilus modification protein PilV has translation MQLIRRTGRDRGFSLIEVLVALLVMALGITELSKLQNHSMQSTGESLHRNTAIMLASDLAERIKLNPDAALAGNYDSISLQGNKQKVIPSVSKDCSLVQCNDQELASSDMREWLENINDQQGWGADGSGYVPMLPGATASLTRNNRTFIISIFWQEANQSSHTNDRVSYRQRVFL, from the coding sequence ATGCAACTGATCCGGCGCACCGGGCGCGACCGGGGCTTTTCTTTAATTGAAGTGCTGGTGGCTCTGCTGGTTATGGCACTGGGTATTACAGAGTTGTCGAAACTTCAGAATCATTCAATGCAGTCAACGGGTGAAAGCCTGCATCGTAACACTGCCATCATGCTGGCGAGCGATCTGGCAGAGCGAATCAAGCTTAATCCGGATGCCGCTCTTGCAGGGAACTACGACAGTATCAGCCTTCAGGGTAATAAGCAGAAGGTTATTCCTTCTGTCAGCAAAGATTGTTCACTAGTGCAGTGCAATGATCAGGAGCTGGCCAGTAGCGACATGAGGGAATGGTTGGAAAATATAAATGACCAGCAGGGCTGGGGAGCAGACGGGAGCGGCTATGTTCCAATGCTCCCCGGGGCTACCGCCAGCCTGACCCGGAATAACAGGACATTTATCATCAGTATTTTCTGGCAGGAGGCTAACCAGTCATCCCATACCAACGACAGGGTGTCTTATCGCCAGAGGGTTTTTTTATGA
- a CDS encoding GspH/FimT family pseudopilin, giving the protein MTEMKRESSGFSLIEALVTVAVIAIAAGIGIPNFNHSIANGRLNESANAFMGAINYARAEAFTRKQTVHLCSADSKEAACNKNGLLSAGAAVINGSNVLLRIPAARQGIEIRPKGISIDFNNRGQLVAGSVTLSFCDQRGPASALALSINGSGQVSKGGLVACN; this is encoded by the coding sequence ATGACAGAGATGAAGAGAGAGTCATCGGGTTTCAGTCTCATTGAGGCTCTGGTCACAGTGGCAGTGATAGCCATTGCAGCAGGCATTGGTATTCCCAATTTCAATCATTCGATTGCGAACGGCAGGCTGAACGAATCGGCTAATGCTTTCATGGGGGCTATCAATTACGCACGGGCAGAAGCCTTCACCCGGAAACAGACGGTTCATCTTTGCAGTGCCGACAGCAAGGAAGCAGCCTGCAACAAAAATGGCCTGCTCAGCGCAGGTGCAGCCGTTATCAATGGCAGCAATGTGCTGCTTCGGATTCCGGCAGCACGTCAGGGCATAGAGATCAGACCCAAAGGCATTTCCATAGACTTCAATAACCGGGGGCAGCTCGTCGCAGGTTCGGTCACCCTGTCGTTTTGTGATCAGCGGGGACCCGCCAGTGCGCTGGCTTTATCGATTAACGGGTCTGGCCAGGTCAGCAAGGGAGGATTGGTCGCATGCAACTGA